Proteins co-encoded in one Brassica rapa cultivar Chiifu-401-42 chromosome A02, CAAS_Brap_v3.01, whole genome shotgun sequence genomic window:
- the LOC103852878 gene encoding 60S ribosomal protein L6-3, with protein MPAKQRTPKVSRNPDLIRGVGKYSRSQMYHKRGLWAIKAKNGGVFPRHDAKSKVAAVAEKPPKFYPAEDVKKPLANRRKAKPTKLRSSITPGTVLMILAGRFKGKRVVFLKQLPSGLLLVSGPFKINGVPLRRVNQSYVIGTSTKVDVSGVSLEKFDDKYFGKVAEKKNKKGEGEFFEAEKEEKKAFPQGKKDDQKAVDGALIKAIESVPELKTYLGARFSLKQGMKPHELVF; from the exons ATGCCGGCAAAACAGAGGACGCCGAAGGTCAGCCGAAACCCTGATCTGATCAGGGGAGTTGGCAAATACTCCAGGTCGCAGATGTACCACAAGAGAGGTCTTTGGGCTATCAAGGCCAAAAACGGCGGCGTTTTCCCTCGCCACGACGCGAAGTCCAAGGTTGCTGCGGTAGCTGAGAAACCACCAAAGTTCTATCCTGCTGAAGATGTTAAGAAACCTCTCGCCAACAGGCGCAAGGCAAAGCCGACCAAGCTCAG ATCCAGCATCACCCCAGGAACAGTGCTGATGATCCTTGCTGGTAGGTTCAAGGGCAAGAGAGTTGTCTTCTTGAAGCAGCTTCCCTCTGGTTTGCTTCTTGTGTCCG GACCGTTCAAGATCAATGGTGTGCCTCTGAGACGTGTTAACCAGTCTTACGTGATCGGAACGTCCACAAAGGTTGATGTTTCTGGTGTTAGCCTTGAGAAATTCGATGATAAGTATTTTGGAAAGGTGGctgagaagaagaacaagaagggAGAAGGCGAGTTCTTCGAAGCAGAGAAAGAG GAGAAAAAGGCGTTCCCACAAGGGAAGAAAGATGACCAGAAAGCTGTGGACGGAGCATTGATCAAAGCCATTGAGTCAGTTCCTGAGTTGAAGACTTACCTTGGCGCAAGGTTTTCACTGAAACAAGGCATGAAGCCACATGAGCTTGTTTTCTAG
- the LOC108870843 gene encoding uncharacterized protein LOC108870843, whose protein sequence is MISPMSIPPSSASSSSSSSASQYTWSWLQRIRLLQFPELRSILSLLASFPPYTLTLSTRRDVELGYGDEYDDEEEDVKLFFWGGQNEWKSVALEVEDSRSSSVSCSACLSSGFLIVISQSYFLCNLHSSIMQVMSQSMK, encoded by the exons ATGATCTCTCCGATGTCAATCCCTCcgtcttcagcttcttcttcttcatcatcttcagccTCTCAGTACACATGGTCATGGCTCCAGCGCATCCGGTTGCTACAATTCCCGGAGCTACGGTCTATCCTCAGCCTATTGGCCTCGTTCCCGCCATATACTCTTACCCTCAGTACCAG AAGAGATGTTGAGCTTGGTTATGGTGATGAGtacgatgatgaagaagaagacgtgaaactatttttttggggAG GTCAAAACGAGTGGAAGAGTGTAGCATTGGAAGTGGAGGACTCACGGTCAAGCTCAGTGTCATGTAGTGCCTGTCTTTCAAGTGGCTTTCTCATTGTCATCAGTCAGTCGTATTTTTTGTGTAACTTGCACTCTTCTATTATGCAAGTCATGAGTCAGTCAATGAAATAG
- the LOC103852879 gene encoding peptidyl-prolyl cis-trans isomerase CYP26-2, chloroplastic: MMLPNAKLSTPTSKFLPPPIEPQQHSRRTAAGASPSLELSCKLSRRNLSKSSLLLLLGTQTTLTPLLDLSKAQADTISQVTDNPTSCGDRVSTKKAFLDVSIGGEPVGRIVIGLYGDDVPAGTARFSSIVSGKAGISYRRKEFVKIMPGYVQHGGIRSYGADAERATAAAGSLQKLVEEWERGRRGERCKEVKAGSVGIVVRDPLKPPPKTKLVATNGKLEVQEEEIAVGPNGTEFVITAVDTPELEESVLVIGEVLEGMGVVEKMREVKTVRDNTSSPYFKVAKVIGDKRAVVAERGFNRPYTKVQVTNCGFIESQDSQ, encoded by the exons ATGATGCTACCCAATGCAAAACTCTCGACCCCAACCTCAAAGTTTCTACCGCCGCCTATAGAGCCACAGCAGCACAGCCGGAGAACCGCCGCAGGAGCCTCTCCGTCGCTGGAACTGAGCTGTAAATTATCACGCAGGAATCTAAGTAAATCCTCGTTGCTTCTACTCCTCGGCACTCAGACTACTCTGACGCCATTGCTCGATCTCTCTAAAGCACAAGCAGATACGATCTCTCAAGTAACTGATAACCCGACAAGTTGTGGAGACAGA GTTTCGACAAAGAAAGCGTTCCTCGACGTATCTATCGGCGGAGAACCAGTTGGACGTATCGTCATCGGTTTATACGGCGACGATGTGCCGGCGGGAACGGCAAGATTCAGTAGCATTGTGAGCGGGAAAGCAGGAATCAGTTACCGGAGAAAAGAGTTCGTGAAGATAATGCCAGGCTACGTCCAGCACGGCGGGATCAGATCGTACGGCGCCGACGCAGAGCGAGCCACCGCAGCAGCTGGGAGTCTGCAGAAACTAGTGGAAGAATGGGAGagagggaggagaggagagagGTGCAAAGAGGTTAAGGCGGGAAGCGTGGGGATCGTGGTGAGGGATCCGTTGAAGCCGCCGCCGAAGACGAAGCTGGTGGCGACTAACGGGAAGCTGGAGGTGCAGGAGGAGGAGATTGCTGTGGGGCCTAACGGAACGGAGTTTGTTATAACGGCGGTGGATACGCCGGAGCTGGAGGAGTCGGTGTTGGTGATTGGGGAAGTGTTGGAAGGGATGGGAGTTGTGGAGAAGATGAGGGAAGTTAAGACAGTGAGGGACAACACGAGTTCTCCTTACTTCAA GGTGGCTAAGGTAATCGGAGATAAGAGAGCCGTGGTAGCGGAAAGAGGGTTTAATCGGCCATATACAAAGGTTCAGGTCACCAATTGTGGTTTCATTGAGTCACAAGACTCACAGTAG
- the LOC103852880 gene encoding transcription factor MYB122: protein MVRTPCCRAEGLKKGAWTHEEDHKLIAYVQLHGEGGWRTLPDKAGLRRCGKSCRLRWANYLRPDIKRGEFSQEEEDSIIRLHAIHGNKWSAIARRLPGRTDNEVKNHWNTHIKKRLIKKGIDPLTHKSLNGKSSDHPETPPDKSSVHQDDDDQKSNKNNALGSLSARFLNRVANRFGKRINQSVLSDIIGSGDPFTSFTTPTTSASECEKSSSSFSKPNSSDLLINENMILDATSLSSSTFSSDTSDPSVYDHIFDDLEDMTAFSSRFLNDVVSHDDEDFLMLDESCLEKTSFMRELTRILQDDKIETTMCSDSRVTPISEVDVSFEGIDNYFG from the exons ATGGTACGGACACCGTGTTGCAGAGCTGAAGGGCTGAAGAAAGGAGCATGGACTCACGAAGAAGACCATAAGCTCATCGCCTACGTCCAACTTCACGGTGAAGGAGGCTGGCGAACCCTTCCTGATAAAGCTg GTCTAAGAAGATGTGGCAAAAGCTGCAGACTGAGATGGGCCAATTACCTTAGACCTGACATTAAGCGTGGTGAGTTTAGCCAAGAGGAGGAAGATTCCATCATTAGACTCCATGCCATTCATGGCAACAA ATGGTCGGCGATAGCTCGTAGATTACCTGGAAGAACAGATAACGAGGTCAAGAACCACTGGAACACTCACATCAAGAAACGTCTGATCAAGAAAGGTATCGATCCGTTGACCCACAAATCACTTAATGGTAAATCATCTGACCATCCCGAGACACCGCCGGATAAAAGCAGCGTTCATcaggatgatgatgatcaaaagTCAAACAAGAATAATGCGTTAGGATCATTATCAGCTCGGTTCTTGAACAGAGTAGCAAACAGATTTGGTAAAAGAATCAACCAAAGTGTTCTGTCTGATATTATTGGAAGTGGTGACCCATTTACTAGTTTCACTACTCCTACTACAAGTGCTTCTGAATGTGAAAAGTCATCGAGTTCTTTCTCCAAACCAAACTCTTCAGATCTCCTCATTAATGAAAACATGATCCTCGATGCAACATCTTTGTCCTCGTCCACGTTCTCTAGCGACACCTCTGACCCCTCAGTATACGACCATATCTTCGATGACTTAGAAGATATGACCGCATTTTCATCAAGATTTTTGAATGATGTTGTATCTCATGATGATGAAGATTTCTTGATGTTGGATGAATCTTGTTTGGAGAAAACTTCGTTCATGAGGGAACTTACAAGGATTCTTCAAGACGATAAAATTGAGACGACTATGTGTAGTGATAGTCGTGTGACACCAATCAGTGAAGTTGATGTTTCCTTTGAAGGGATTGACAACTATTTTGGATAA
- the LOC103852881 gene encoding cytosolic sulfotransferase 16, whose protein sequence is MYKPSSPTKISLSYSIIKTFSHLSTIPFHLLSSYYNTAHPLFQQTMEPTTTQNGSELELELSEFEKTQKKYQDFIASLPKSKGWRPKEILIQHGGHWWQECLLEGLLHAKDHFQARPTDFLVCSYPKTGTTWLKALTYAIVNRSRFDDATNPLLKRNPHEFVPYVEIDFAFYPTVDVLQDQKNPLFSTHIPNGSLPDSIVNSGCKMVYIWRDPKDTFISMWTFLHKEKSQEGQLASLEESFDMFCKGLSVYGPYLDHVLGYWKAYQDNPERILFLRYETMRANPLPFVKRLAEFMGYGFSAEEEEKGVAENVVKLCSFETLKNLEANKGDKEREDRPAVYANSAYFRKGKVGDWANYLTPEMAARIDGLVEEKFRDTGLLEHDQ, encoded by the coding sequence aTGTATAAACCATCATCACCTACCAAAATATCTTTATCTTATTCTATTATAAAAACCTTTTCTCATCTCTCAACAATCCCATTCCATCTTCTCTCATCTTATTACAACACAGCCCATCCTCTGTTTCAACAAACAATGGAACCAACCACGACCCAGAACGGATCCGAACTCGAACTCGAACTCTCGGAGTTCGAGAAGACCCAGAAGAAGTACCAAGACTTCATCGCTTCCCTCCCAAAGAGCAAAGGCTGGAGACCCAAAGAGATCCTCATCCAACACGGCGGACACTGGTGGCAAGAATGTCTCCTCGAAGGCCTCCTCCACGCCAAAGACCACTTCCAAGCCCGACCCACCGACTTCCTCGTCTGCAGCTACCCGAAAACCGGAACCACGTGGCTCAAAGCCCTGACGTACGCCATCGTCAACCGCTCTCGCTTCGACGACGCCACGAACCCGCTCCTCAAACGGAACCCTCACGAGTTCGTGCCTTACGTGGAGATAGACTTCGCGTTTTACCCGACCGTCGACGTCCTTCAAGATCAAAAGAACCCACTATTCTCTACCCATATCCCAAACGGGTCGTTACCGGACTCGATAGTGAACTCCGGTTGCAAGATGGTTTACATCTGGAGAGACCCCAAGGACACGTTCATCTCCATGTGGACTTTCTTGCACAAGGAGAAGTCTCAAGAAGGTCAACTCGCGAGTCTTGAAGAGTCTTTTGATATGTTCTGCAAAGGCTTGTCGGTGTACGGTCCTTATCTTGATCATGTGTTGGGTTACTGGAAGGCTTACCAAGATAACCCGGAGAGGATTCTGTTCCTTAGGTACGAGACGATGAGAGCTAATCCTTTGCCGTTTGTGAAGAGGTTGGCTGAGTTCATGGGTTATGGGTTTAGTGCTGAGGAAGAGGAGAAAGGGGTTGCTGAGAATGTTGTGAAGCTTTGTAGTTTCGAGACGTTGAAGAATCTTGAAGCTAATAAAGGAGATAAGGAGAGGGAGGACCGTCCTGCGGTTTATGCGAATAGTGCTTATTTTAGGAAAGGGAAGGTTGGAGATTGGGCGAATTATCTGACTCCGGAGATGGCTGCTCGTATCGATGGGTTAGTGGAAGAGAAGTTTAGAGATACTGGCTTGCTTGAACATGATCAGTGA